cgcccggcggAGGCAGCGGCTGCGCCCCGCGGCAGACGCGCAGCGCCCCGAGCCATGGCCGTCCGCCgcctgctggggctgctggctgccgcCGCGCTGCTGGGCGCAGGTAGGGCGCGGCGGGAtcgggcggcgcggggctccGCGGCGCGGTCGGAGCGCGGTGGCGGCCGCTCCCGGCCCGGGGGCCGTGGTCGCGCCGGGCCTGGGCCGGAATGGGGGCCGGACGCCCGCCTTCCCGCTGCCGGGGCCCGGTGGGACGCGAGAAAGCCGGAGCCGGAGGCTTCGCGGCAGCCTGCGGGGCCGCGGGGAGCCGGGGTGGTGCCGCCGGGCAGCGCGATGTGCGTGGGGGAACCCGCGTCCTTTTTTTGGGGGTAGATATCAATGCAAAGCTTACCGCAACTCTCGTTTCCTTATTCCAGAGACAAGTTATTctaaaaggctttttttgtttttgttattacattgttcttttaaataggaagaaaaaaaaaaaaaagagcccttTTAAAGGCTGTGCCGATAAGACAGCCGGCGGCGATGTGCGAGGCCGCAGAAGAGAGGGCCCTGCGCTCCGCCCAGCCCCGACGTGCTGCGGGACGCGGGGCTGCAGCCGGCAGGGAGCTGGCAGTGGCGGCCCGCCGCCTGTCTGCTCGCCGCGCTGTCCGTGCGCCGTAGCGCAGCGCTCGGTGCCGGTGTGACAcagcgctgcggggccgggccTCGCGTCCCGTTTTGAGATTAAAGCGGCAAACCCGCGATTAGTCAGCAGTGAGGCTGCCGGCGTTCCGCGCTGCCCGCGGCCCGGCCGAACGAAAATGCCGCTCTGTGCCACCCCCAGGTGCTAGGCTGCAGGTCCGGCTCCTAAACGTTTCCGGGCCGCTGCGCATCAGCACGATCTCCGCTGCGAGGTTCCCCAGCCGCCGTCGGCGCCCGGCTCCGCGTGGACAAAGCAGCGCTTACGGCTGCCGGGGCTCCGCGGCCCCGACCCCCGCCTGGGGCtggcggcggccgcggggagGGCGAGGGCGGCGGTGCGGGGCAGTGCCGTTATGCGGGGCTCCGGCCCGGCACTGCGGGTTCATGCTTTCTCGGCTCCCGCCGTTCCGGGGCAGCGCCGGAATCCCAGCGCCCGGCTGCGGGATCGCGGACAGAGCTGTGggctgaaaagcagctggacgggttctgctctgcagagctttaCCAGAGCCAGGGCTCTGCTGGCGCAGTGCTTTAGTGCAGAGATACGTGGCTTTTCCAGAAAGCAGGGAGGCTTGAGCCGTTCAGGTTTGGCCAAGTGCTTGTCTAGGTGTTGCAGAACGCAGCTGAACAGGGGCTGCCCACACTGCTGGGCCTCTTCTAAGTCTCCTGTCCATAAGCCTGCATGGATAGCACTGACGTGCTGTCATGGAAAGGTGGCACATCTGATCGCTGAGGTCACTGCACCCACGGAGAGCACGAGGTTATCCCTGGCAGACCTGTCAGAAAGGACATGCACAGATAAGAAAAACCTGGAGAGAATCTGATTACAGGTGAGCGGTGGCTTGGCACATCAGTGGAGCTGCAGCACGGGCTGGCGGTGTTCTGCATCCCACCCTGCATCTCACACAGCCTTCAGTGCCCCCTCACGGCCCCAGAGCTGGTGATCATGGCTAAAGTGTTGCACCCACCTGTGGGGACAGTCGGGGTGGGAGCGTGGCGCCGCGTGGCTCCGCTGTCGTGCAAAGCGTTTACGTTTGCAAACAGCATTGGTTATAAGACGTGGTTATGTCACTGAATTTATCATTGGTAGATAAGGGTAGCATTGCATTTAAGGAATAATTTTTACCTTGATGGTCTTTGGCAAAGTGGGAGAAGCTTTTGTTAGAAGTTATCTCTGATCTTGGAACAAATCTATGTTAATTAAATGTGCTGTGCCCAGATATTTGTGAGCGGAGCTTTGGACGCAGTTGATTTCCTTACCCCTGTTTTAGAGCTTTTagagcttttcttctctgagccCAGTGACAGCGTGCTCAGAAGTGGCCATCTAACTTTTTTGTATAGAGAAACTAACCAATTGTCATTTTTTCCCTGGCATCTGTTGCCCAAGtggacagcagcactgagctgaaggaactgtcagcagtgctctgcttgaAGAccagtttgtttcttcttagaAAAATATCTCTTGGAGGTTTGAGACTCCAGTGTTGTGGTTAGCTCGGGGAAACCAGGCCTTGGTTGTGCTCTTTGCTTCCACAGTTCAGGCTGAGAGAGGTGAGAGGCTCAGTGCTGCACTTCTTGTGGCTCAGTGAGCCTGTTTGCATACAGCTCAATCATTTCCTGCCCCATGAATAGCAAACCGCTCTGGTTACGTAGGTGGCCTCTGTGGCAGTAGGTGACTAAACCAGGTCCTCCACATTTCCTCATCTAGAGAAGTAGTTCATGTCAGGCTTAAACAACTGTATTCTGTTCCCTTAAAACCATGGAAGacggagcagcagcaggacagtggGGATGCCGTGGAGGGAGGCAGATGGAATTAGGGGGCAGGAAGGCAGTGGGAGAGACTCGGTCTGGAATAACCCCTGCCATGTCCCCAGCACTGAGGCAGGGACATGTCTCGCAGGTGCAAGAGCAggctcattgctctctacagctccctgGAAGGAGAGTGTGATGAGGTAggggttggcctctgctcccagtaTCAGTGATAGGATGAttgggaatggcctcaagttgtgccaggggagattgatgttgtgctgagggatgtggtttagtgggaaatactggtggtagatggacagttggactggacaaccttgtaggtcttttctgaccttggtgattctgtgattctgtgatgctgaaggCTGTGCCCCTCTCTCTGTGTCCCATCTGCCAGCATCATCCAAATCAGTTTCCAGAAGCAATCCACTTCCCCCGGCACAACAAGGCAGGAGCAGTTCCATGTGAGGGACTGGCTTGTTCTCCACGTAATTCCCTGTTTACCTACTTTAACTACAGCACCTCCTCTTGGTCTCTATCTGATGAGAGCAGTCTCCCAGCAGGGAATCAGGTGTTGTTTAATCtcctgttttggttttattcagGCTCCTGCATCCCTGGCTTTGCCATCCCTTATTCTGTGTCAGACTAGGAATGAACAACCCTGGTGCCACAATTTGTCATCTGGTTGGTGAGCAGGCACCTCTGCCCCTGGGCAAACCTGGAGTCATTGCTGTGTGTGTAAGCAGAAATCAGATCGGTGATctgagcactgagcacagcctgtGGTGACCCACTGTGCCAGGGGAAATGTGCGGGCAGCCCTGTGGTTTGTGCCCTGTGTGCAGAGGAAGAGGAACTCTCTGTGTTTCCTGAGCATCACTAGGAATGGCAAATGTCTGAGCTGGGTCCGAGcttcctgcaggtgctgggatgATGattcctgctgcctctgccctgGGAAGCAGGTTTGGGAATGGGCAAAGCACAGCGTGTGTCAGGAGCCCCACGCCACTGGCTTCAGAGCGATGAGCCTGGATCGGCACGGACAGCTTGCTGCCCACTCACAGTGTGGTGATGGCAGGGAGCCCTGGGGCTGTCTGACCTTAAGcgtgggctgggtgctgcagctccCATGGGGTCTGCAGGTCCCGCTGCCCCTATgggtgctggtggtgctgctgctggcaggtggAACGCGGCCTCTATCAGCctctctgcaaagagaaagTCTTCATTATGCAAATTCTCATCTTAAAGCTTTATTCATGTGCTTCCTGTCAGGCTTTCCTTTAATCTCAAGAGCAAGATTGCTTGGAATTACCATACTCTCGTtaattgcatgaaaaaaaaaattacagcagagGTTGTTTTTGCTTCAATCAGTAGTGATTCTGATTAGTACTTCTGGAAATCAGAATGCTTCCCTGGGTGCGGAGGCTCGGCCACAGCAGGCGcggggcagcagggcagcagggcagcagggcagcagggcacatCTCCCCTCAGCCCCCTCCGTGGGCTCCCGGCTCCTCGGGCGGCCGCAGGGCCGGTGCTGCACGGGGCGGTGCTGAGCCGCGCTGGGAGCGGAGGGCGGCACGCTTCTTGTGGCGCAGCCGGTGCGCTGCGCGTGAGCTGCGGTGCTGtgcgctgagctctgccaggCTGCGAGGCTTAATTAGATCGTATGTAATCGTATGGACGAAAAGGCTGACGAGCACAGCCGTGCTCTCGAGCTGCCTGCCGCAGAAACAATGAGGGAGGACACATGGGGGTGCGATGCTCTCtgcccccagcctgcagccGGCTGTGATGGAAGCACCCGGCCCAGCTCGGGACACTGCAGTGCCCGGCCCTGTCCGGCCCGGCAGCGCTGCCCTTTGGGAGCTGACGTTTCGGGTCGCCGCATGGAAGGAAAGTACGGCAAACAGGTCCTGTGCCCGCTTTCCCTGCCGGCCAGCAGCCGCGGGATGCCCAGGCGGGTCGTGACAACGACACAGAGCCCGCGCACGGGGCTGGGGCTGCGATGCACCGGGTGCGCCGCGTCCCGTGGGGAGGCTCACGGCAGCACGGAGACGATCCTCGGGACGGGCCTTGCCCTGCTGCCGCCTGGGGTTCCCTGGAGCACGGCTCGGCTCCCGGAGCTGCCGGGCCGCACGCAGGGCATCGCGTCGCAGCTCAGGCGCCGCTTTCCGTGAAAGTTTTCGGCCGACTCGCGGCTGGCAGCCTTCTGGTGGGCGCTGCCTCGCGGCTGCCATTGTCCTTGTCGGGAGGGCCGTAAATGTATTCATGAAGCGCGCCGGAGCTCAGGTGGCGGCAGCTAAATCCATTTAGTGATAGGAATGAGAGGAAAGCCATTTTAATGTTCTCTCGCAGCGCCGCAGCGCTTAGCAAACCCAAAGGATATTAATTACTCAGCATGCTCCGAGATGTAAAAGCATGAATTTATCAAGACAAATACATTCAGAACGAGGGTAAGTCAACAGTAATTAACGCGgtgcaggaagaggaggagcGGCAGGGCAGGCCGGGCTGGGCGCTGGCGGAGCTGCGTGCCCCTCTCGGGGGCCGTCGAGGCAGCGGCGTTCCCACATCGCGTCCCGCTGCCGTGGGGCTGCCTGGCGCAGCTCTGCCTGTTCACCGAGTTTGtttgctctgctctgaagcCTGCACAGTGCTCAGCAAACGCACAACTGCAGCTGTGGGTGAGTGGCAGCCAGAGAGATGAATTGGTGGGCACCGCTTGACAAGTTTAAGCGTGGCGTGTGTTTTTATACCGCATCCATTAGGGCAGACAAATGGAAAATCCGAAGCTGACTGCTCTGCAATCCAACAGTCATGGGTTTGGGGAAGGCTGATGTCTTCCTCGTCGCTGGTGATGGGTCACGTTTAGCAAAAAGCCCTCTAAAACCAAAGCAATTTGAGCACAGGCACCTGGCCAGGCTGCGTGTGGAGGTGACTGACGTCGTGTGCAGTGAGTaactcctgtgctgctgctttgtccGCAGGTTGTGGGGACGACCCAGGGGAATTCAGCCTAGAAGATGCCCTCGGCCCCGTATGGCGTAAGTCAAATTCATTCACCCCTTacaaaataagggaaaaataagaagtaATAAGTGCAACGTGTCCACTCGGATCTCTCGGCAAGGTGGCAGAGGATGCAGTCTGGCCCCAGTCccctggcagagctgcctgcGCCCATGGGAGCCGCCTGTGAGCCCCgtgcctgctgctctgtccCAGGGCGCAGATCGCAGGGGCTTGGCAGCACATGGGTGCAGCAGAAGCACTCCAGCATTCAGATGGAAATTAATAGGAATGGAGCGGCCACAACTCTTGCTCATAATTTATTCATATACTTCATAAAGCTAACCACTGTTAATGGATAATGGTTTGcggggaaaataaaaattacaacaaaataaataaaaccacctCCCGAAGCCGATGGCAGCTTGTTTTGCCCTGCGAGCAGTCAGGCCCTGAGCACTGGGGCGTCTGCAGAACTGCTCCAACAGATGGGGAGCTCCGGTATGCggcacagtgctgggagctgctgtcagtgcagtgGCTGGTGGGCAGGGCCTAGCCAAGCATCcgcagcttgctgctgcttcctctctgctctgtctcCTGGAGTTGTCCCCTGGAGGAGTTCTCTGCTTGGCATCTGCCCCAGCCAAGCTCTGGGCTGGACCTGCATGGGGCTCCCCTGGGCTCCCACTGTGTGCAGTTGCAGCTGTGTCACAGGGACAAAGGCAGGGCACAGAGCTCTGGCTGTGATGCTGGTGGACTCATCCACCAACTCCTAGTCTTGTGTTCTCGGGGCAGAGGTAGTGTTTCTGGTGATGCCCATGGCTAACATGTTACTCCTCTTTCTATCACAGCCACACCTAAGAGACCCAGTAAGCCGGCCGGTGGGACAGGAGGGAGAGGTGAGATGTTCTTGGCACGTGTTGTTTCAGCGAGTGTCGGCTGTGTGCTGTTGGCAGCAGCTTGGGTGCCAGAATCTTGGTTGGCAGTGAACCACCTTTTGGTTGGCAataggctgtgctgcagtggctgCTTGTGCTGCCTGAGCTTCCCCTGCCTGCACTGCTTGATGGTGCCTTCTCCACCATCACGGCACAGCCGCTGTGTCCCTTGTGTCTTCTCTCTCCATTGGCAGCGCTGCACACCTGTGCCTACCTAAATGCACTATTGAGgtttctgtctgttttgaaGGCAGCCAACATGAGAACATTTATGGCCACAGCTGAGTTCTGCACGCTTTGCAGTATTGTAATGGATTTGACACAGGTCACGGCCGAGCTGCACCGGCTGGCTTTGATCCTGGGGAAGAGCTTTTGCTCCAGGACGTCCCTGGCTTTCACCAAACAGTGCCAGGCATTTTCCCATCCAGGGAAAACCACCTCCGATGGTGGTGGTCGGATCCCTGGCTGCCCAGATCCAAGCTCCGGCCACACTGGAGGATGCTCATGCCCGGCCCTGGCCACGTATCCCTGCTCACACGCCGAGCAGCGCCATGTCCTGGGGGTTGCCCACACAGAGCCCCAGCACTCAGGCTCACCCATCTGCTCTCTCTACAGACTTTGACCTAGCTGATTACTTCGACAACCCAGTGGAGCCCACCAACAAGCCTGCCAGGCCCACTGCCAGGCCCTTCCCACGGCCGGGGAAGCCAGGTGCGTCTCCCGGCCCGTGGCTGCTCtgtgggagctggggctgcgTACAGCCGGGCCCTTGTTGGGTGCACCTTTGGGAGGGTAACAGCATTTTGTTCTCTCCCCTCCGTGGCACTTTCAGACAATGGCTTTTGGGATGTCATccgcaccaccaccaccaagcGGCCAAAAACAACGCAGACCCCCCGCAAACAGAACCCAGGTGAGTGCAGCTGCCCAGCCACGCTGTGTCCAGCCCCACTTTGTTCAGGTGAGAGCTGCAGAGGCCCCAGAGTAACCGTGCCATGCAGGAGCGCAGACATACCTGTGGTGGTGGGCTGTGCTTTGTCAAAAAAGTGCTCCCAGGCTCAGCATCAATTTCAGGTGAGATGAAACTTATTTATGAGATAGCAAGCGGGTTGAGATGGTCAGGCTGGCTCCGTTCCACATTTTTGGCTGCCTTTTAGCAAAAGCAGTCTGAAGCTGTTCTGTTAGAGCTGATCTCCTGACCTACTGCACTCCTGAGGGTGCCAGCTGCATTCTGCAGAGACAGAcacctgctgcagggcagggcagtgCGGGACAGCCTGACTGCCAGTGGGCCcgtcctgctgcctgctctcccATCTGATCTGTCTGTTGTCAAGCACATGAGCCACTACACAGGGCGATTCctgcatctgctgcagcagcagcactggacAGGAGCGTTTCCTGGACTGATTACTTGTCAGCATCAAGGAGGTTGCTAGAGCTGCTAACCCATCTTGTTTTACAGGGAAGAATCCTTTGGATCTGGACTTGGCTGATGCCCTTGGAGATAGGGACGATGCGAGGGATGGCAGGCAGCCGGCTGTGAGGCCGGAGGAAGGTACATGGgtttccctctccctgctgttcTCACCACTGTGTGTTTCTGGGCCCTGTGGGAGCCCCCCAGCACTGGAGGCTCACTGCGGGGCACCCCCTCCATTAAACAGTAGATCGCTGCCAGAAGCTGGGGGTGAGCAGAAGCGGATCATGCCTTGTCTGGGGCTGAGGGGGTTCTATTGCGTTCCCCTCATCCCTGTGCCCAACGGCTGTTTTACTGAGTGCTGTTGGGTTTGCAGTCATAGCCAAGATGTGAACCCAGGGCAGGCTCGGTCCTGGCACAGCACGTGCTGAGGGCcagggacttttttttccatctctgaaatGCTCCGGTGAATGCGTCATTTGTCTGCAAGGATTGCTCCCTTGAGCACTGCTGCTAGAAAACAGACTTTGCACGGGTAGTTTATGGATGTCGAGATGGCTGTATGCCCTCCTCACACGTGTAATTAATAGCCAGGTACTTTATTAGGTTGTACTAACTAGGTGACTTGTCTGCACTTTTGGGGTCTACACTCCGACTGCAAGGCAGGAGGTGTTGGGTGCTGGAATGCAGCACCGTGGCCAGCTGGCTCTGTGGCACATGGCCACACACTGCCCCAGCATCGCAGAGGGTTTCATCTCTGCAGGTTctgttcttgcttttgttttgtttctttgaagttTACACTCATTACTAAGCCCataaaccactttttttttttttctggtgagcTGGTGAGTGTCTCCCAGGCTGGAAGGGCAAAAGTTCAATGGCTCCATTAATGCCActgccagctccagctccatgatcctcttttctttcaggcAAGATGTAGTCAGTTATTACCTCTTTTATGAGCTTAAAAGAAGGTAATTTGGGGTTGAAGATTCTGCTAACTCTGTCATTGTGAGGGAGGGGATCTGCCCATTGACCCTGATCTGTCCTTGCTCATGGAGCAGCTGGAGCCACTGGTGGGAACATGCTGGGCCATggtgcagctgctcctgctgcacaaAATGCCCAGCAGAACCCTCAGAACATCCACAGGGTTTGTAGGGGACACCGAGGGGAACACAGCAGCCTCAGCCTTCCTGTGGGCAGtactgctggcagctgctctgccagccacATGGTGCTTGGGAGGGTTCAGAacccccacagccccattcCCAGCCCTCCATGTTCCCTGGAAGCACCCATAGATGCTGTGACAGGGACAGAAACCAGGCTCTCTGGCCCCTTGCACCCTGAGCAGACCTGCACTCTTTTTCACTTCCCATTCCACTCGTTGCTTTCTGGTGGCTGCAGCACTCACCCCTTGGAGGGCAGCAGTAGGGATGATTTCCTTTTGCTCTCCAATCACagtttgttgttatttttcaagGATTTTCGGACAGTGACCTGGAAGGCATTGTGGATGATGGCTACAGCCCTGACAAGAAGAAAGGTAGGGAGGGCCCACGGGCAGGTTGGTGCTGCCAGCATGGGGCAGAGATGGCCATGCTGCAGGGACCCTTGAGGGCATCTCCACATGGCAGGGAGACCCCACAGTGGGTCTGAGGGGATTGGCAGGGACGCTTGCTGTCCTGGTAGCGGTGGTTGGCACTGGTGGCCCTGGGCCAGCCAGCCCACGCTACAGCTACCAGCAGATGCCAGGTTGTCCCTCAGCACCTGGCAGAAGGAGTACGGCTGTGGGGTTGGAATGGTGCTTCTTGTCCCTCATCCCCTGCTGTGCTGACCCCGTGGGGCTCTCACCCCGCTCCTCATGGACGCTGTCCCTCCTCTCAGGATGCGACCGCTGGTTTCAGGAACAGGAAACAAGCTGCGCTTGGCTCAGCCTGCACAGAGAGCCATGGTATTAAATATTAAAGGCAGTCGAGTTAGAAATGGCGAACACCACCAGCCCGGTCGACATTTAATGAATCACCGTGCCAAGGACAAACCGCACTGAAGGCATTAATACAGTGCTGACCTGCTTCTGTAATGCGGGATTTAAGCAGCtagctcagagctgcagcttccagcagcagccatttctcccagctccagctgtgcGCAGTTGTCCCAGCGTCACATGCAGCTGCTCCGGTGTCACATATAGACACCCCCATGTCACGTACAGGTATGCCAGCCCGCAGCTCAGGCAGCTGCCCCCTCTGATGGCACAAGGATGCCACACTGCGATGAGGAGCTCAGTGCGGGGTGGGGGTTGTGTGAGGGCCGGGCTGCTGACGGGTCTTTTCTCTTGCAGGATCTGGAGGCAACACCGACAGCCAAGGTAGGGCCatgggggctgcggggggagcggggccTGGGAACCTCCCCACCACTCAGCGCCTTTCTGTGCCCTGCAGACAACCGGGTGGAAACGGGCACCATCGCTGGCATTGCCAGTGCCCTGGCCATGGCACTTGTGGGGGCTGTCTCCAGCTACATCTCCTACCAGCAGAAGAAGTTCTGCTTCAGCATCCAGCGTAAGGAGCCCCGGCTGGGGGTGGGAGGGCTGCCGGGTGGAGGATTGCAGAGTGGGACTTGGTGTGTGGGGACAGCCCTCCAAGTGAAGGCAAGCCATGCATTGTCTGCCAAAGGGACTGAGAACGCATTGGCAGCGTTGGTTGTGGCATCCCACCTGGCTGCCCTCGATTCCAGTTTGTACTGAAGTTCTAGCATGCCCGGCatggcagcactcagcagcagctttcagaCCACAACTGTCTGCTGTCAGCCTCCAGCCTCCATCAGACTGCTCTGGCCATATGGGACTGGTGAAGGGTGAAGGAGTTATGCTTGGCTTTCCAGTTGATAAATCGATTGAGGCATGGGAACTAAGGAGTGTTGGTGGGTGTGATGTTGCTGCAgttgcagtgctgtggtgaTCAGCacctgctcttctgctctgggcCAGCCCCCAACAGAAGTGTTCCCTGAGAGCCCTGGTGAGGTAACAGCTGTTTCGTACCCTCTCTGTGCCTGGCCTTTGGGAAGGGTCAGTGGGGAGGGTTGTGCACCGCACTGTGGGGGGCTTACAGGGCACGTAGCCCTGCTGTGGGTAAGGGTGGGTGCAGCCAAAGGGCAGaggtgcaggcagctgggaaaGGCTGCCTTCAAAGAAATCCCATGAATTCTCGTGAGAACCTCATGTGCTCTGGGGAAGGGTGTCTGGGGGCTGGAAATTTGGGTGGGAATCATGTTATTTTCCCAGTTGTGTCTCAACAAACAGGAGTGTTTTGGTAAATTAGATCAGCGGGGAGAGTCAAATGAATGTGATGGAATGAAACTCCCTTGTATATTCCCTCCACTTAAATGATATTTTGgtaagaataaataattttaaaaaaagagagtaaAGGCTTTGATGAGGGGAAAGCTGAGATGCACAAAGTCccagaaaggcagcaggaaatTAAAGTTAATTATAAAGGAGGATTAATTTAAGCCATCAGACACGGCATGCTGGGCTAATGTCAGGCCTTAGACTCCTTGCAATGCATGACAGCAATCTGCAAGCCGTCAGCCACTGCAGAAATGGCTTTTCTCTGAAGAAGCAGAATGGCACTGGGTGTTATCCCAGCAGCATGCGtgcctggggacagcagtgggCCCACTGTGTGCCCTTGCCTCACGGCCATGCCCTCCTTCCTGGGGCTGATGCAGGAGAGTTGGCTGGAGCTCGCCCATCTGAGCCAACCTCTGTGGTGGCTTGAGAACGCAGCACAGCTTTCTCAGCACCAGTCATGGTTTACCAATGTTTCTATGCTGCTGTTAATGCAGAGGAGTTTGCAAAATTGCAGTCTTAGCTTTCAAAACAGACAGGCTCGTTACCACAGGTTTTAAGGCATCAAAGCaaacaatttctgctttctaacCTCCCATCTCACTCTCTTTATTGTTGCTTCTCAGAGGGACTTAATGCCGAATACGTgaaaggggagaacatggaagcTGTCGTAAGCGAGGAGCCCCAAGGTGAGGCCTGGCCACAAGGGCCATGGGGAGCTCTGGGAGCCGCCCGGTGGCTCTGGGAAGGCTCCGCTCGGGTTGTGCTGCAGCTTTTTGTGTAACAGCCACCGTGatgcttttcctgctttattgCACACCAAGGGTGAGACACCAAGGCTCTCATCCTGCAAATGGCAGCAGTCGATGTTGAGCTCTGATGTTTTCAGCCACCAGAAGCATGCTCCTTCCTTCAGCCGCAGATAAGGGAGGCTGCTGTAAAGGCTGAGGTTGGGTACAGCCGGGCGGCGTTTGGCACCTGTTGCTCGCGCTCAtgttcagctgtgtgctgtcGCACTAACGGCTCTGATTTTCCTCCCCAGTTAAGTACTCAGTGCTGGAAACACAGTCTGCAGAGCCGCCGAAACACGACGGTGCGAAGGCGTGAGGGCACGGCCCCCAGCCGCTCTGCTGGGAGGAACCAGCAAACACCGAGATCTCGCCTGCCTGTAATTTAgctatttatttcatttgaatcCAAAGCTGTTTGATGTGTCCTTAGGCTTGAACTGGCTTCTTACTGCTCTAGGCTTTAGGGTTAGGATGGCagtatgtgtttatttttcgTAATATGTTTACATGGAAGGAATACTGCAGGTTTGACTGCAAGTCGTATTCAAACCAGCAGCAGGTGCTTCAGCAGCAATTGCTGTGGGTAAAGGAC
The Lagopus muta isolate bLagMut1 chromosome 13, bLagMut1 primary, whole genome shotgun sequence genome window above contains:
- the CD99L2 gene encoding LOW QUALITY PROTEIN: CD99 antigen-like protein 2 (The sequence of the model RefSeq protein was modified relative to this genomic sequence to represent the inferred CDS: inserted 2 bases in 1 codon) encodes the protein MSLRTDTRIGARSASRGREPPQPPPGSQPGSERRGPAPGRVPAPRQRPGSAXRPAPPRPAEAAAAPRGRRAAPRAMAVRRLLGLLAAAALLGAGCGDDPGEFSLEDALGPVWPTPKRPSKPAGGTGGRDFDLADYFDNPVEPTNKPARPTARPFPRPGKPDNGFWDVIRTTTTKRPKTTQTPRKQNPGKNPLDLDLADALGDRDDARDGRQPAVRPEEGFSDSDLEGIVDDGYSPDKKKGSGGNTDSQDNRVETGTIAGIASALAMALVGAVSSYISYQQKKFCFSIQQGLNAEYVKGENMEAVVSEEPQVKYSVLETQSAEPPKHDGAKA